The Williamsoniiplasma somnilux genome includes a window with the following:
- the pfkA gene encoding 6-phosphofructokinase — translation MIKKIGVLTSGGDAPGMNAAVSAVIKAAYAKNIEVYIVRDGYKGLVNNWLEKVDINFSQDIISRGGTAIGSARLPEFKEVEVREKAVANLKNAGIEALVVIGGDGSYMGAQRLTEMGINCIGLPGTIDNDIVSSDYTIGFDTALNTVMESIEKIRDTMQSHNRCAVVEVMGNRCGDLALYAGTVTGAEVISTSEGQLSEEEIVNEVARLSKLGKRSVIIVISEKIYDANELAKKIEAASGYVTRATILGHTQRGGTPTAMDRYLAITSAIYAVDQLVAGKGGLYVGLDGQQLIARDINSTLNIPRKDRTQELTTIRLLNSQFKK, via the coding sequence ATGATTAAAAAAATTGGGGTTTTAACTTCTGGTGGTGATGCTCCAGGAATGAATGCCGCAGTAAGCGCTGTAATTAAAGCTGCTTATGCAAAAAATATTGAAGTTTATATTGTCAGAGACGGTTATAAGGGTTTAGTTAATAATTGATTAGAAAAAGTTGATATCAATTTTTCTCAAGACATAATTTCTCGTGGAGGAACAGCAATTGGATCTGCTAGACTTCCTGAATTCAAAGAAGTGGAAGTTCGCGAAAAAGCTGTAGCTAATTTAAAGAACGCCGGGATTGAAGCATTGGTTGTAATTGGTGGAGATGGAAGCTACATGGGTGCGCAAAGATTGACCGAAATGGGAATTAATTGCATTGGATTGCCGGGAACAATCGACAATGATATTGTTTCATCTGATTACACAATTGGATTTGATACAGCACTTAACACTGTTATGGAATCAATCGAAAAAATTAGAGACACAATGCAATCACACAATCGTTGTGCAGTTGTTGAAGTTATGGGAAATCGTTGTGGAGACTTGGCGTTATATGCAGGAACTGTAACTGGAGCAGAAGTTATTTCAACAAGTGAAGGGCAATTAAGCGAAGAAGAAATTGTTAACGAAGTTGCTAGATTATCTAAACTTGGTAAACGTTCGGTTATTATTGTTATTTCTGAAAAAATTTATGATGCAAATGAATTAGCAAAAAAAATTGAGGCAGCTTCTGGATATGTTACTAGAGCAACAATTTTAGGCCACACTCAACGTGGTGGAACACCAACAGCAATGGATCGTTATTTGGCAATTACTTCAGCAATTTATGCAGTTGATCAATTAGTTGCTGGTAAAGGTGGTTTATATGTTGGATTGGATGGACAACAACTAATCGCTCGCGATATTAATTCAACTTTGAACATACCAAGAAAAGATCGCACTCAAGAATTAACAACTATTCGTTTATTAAATTCACAATTTAAAAAATAA
- the eno gene encoding phosphopyruvate hydratase, protein MSKIVKILGREILDSRGTPTVEVEIWTDFGGYGVAKVPSGASTGANEALELRDEDAKRYNGKGVSKAVVNVNTKIAPKLMGMEVQDQLELDRTMIALDGTEFKKNLGANAILGVSLAAARAAADELEMPLWKYMGGVSGHKLPVPMLNVINGGEHADSAIDFQEFMIMPVGAKTFSQALQWASETFQALKSLLKSKGDITAVGDEGGFAPHFSWAYKKEDLASFQAKTPAEVALDLLVEAIKKAGYKAGKDGIMIAMDCASSELYLSDKKYHFKKIEARTGKKWSITTDEMIKYLEKLVSKYPIISIEDGLAESDWAGFTKLNAAIGDKVQIVGDDLYTTNPKYIKEGILKKASNSTLIKLNQIGTLTETIEAIQMTQKAGWTAVVSHRSGETEDSTIADIAVAFNAGQIKTGSMSRSDRIAKYNRLLQIESELGKNAKYDGLASFYNLNLKK, encoded by the coding sequence ATGTCAAAAATTGTTAAAATTTTAGGTCGTGAAATTTTAGATTCACGTGGAACACCAACTGTTGAAGTTGAAATTTGAACTGACTTTGGTGGATATGGAGTTGCTAAAGTTCCATCAGGAGCATCAACTGGAGCTAACGAAGCTTTAGAATTGCGCGATGAAGATGCAAAACGTTACAATGGTAAAGGAGTTTCTAAGGCTGTTGTTAATGTTAATACTAAAATTGCACCAAAATTAATGGGAATGGAAGTTCAAGATCAATTAGAATTAGATCGTACAATGATCGCTTTAGATGGAACTGAATTCAAAAAAAACTTAGGAGCAAATGCTATTTTAGGAGTTTCATTAGCAGCAGCAAGAGCTGCAGCAGATGAATTAGAAATGCCATTATGAAAATACATGGGTGGAGTTTCTGGTCATAAATTACCAGTACCAATGTTAAATGTTATTAATGGAGGAGAACATGCAGATTCTGCAATCGATTTCCAAGAATTTATGATTATGCCAGTTGGAGCAAAAACTTTTTCTCAAGCTCTACAATGAGCTAGTGAAACTTTCCAAGCTTTAAAATCTTTATTAAAATCTAAAGGTGATATTACAGCCGTTGGAGATGAAGGTGGATTTGCGCCTCACTTCTCATGAGCATATAAAAAAGAAGATTTAGCATCATTCCAAGCTAAAACACCTGCTGAAGTTGCTTTGGATTTATTGGTTGAAGCAATTAAAAAAGCTGGTTACAAAGCTGGTAAAGATGGAATTATGATCGCAATGGATTGTGCTTCATCAGAATTATATTTATCAGATAAAAAATACCACTTCAAAAAAATTGAAGCAAGAACTGGTAAAAAATGATCAATTACAACAGATGAAATGATCAAATACTTAGAAAAATTAGTTTCTAAATACCCAATAATTTCTATTGAAGATGGTTTAGCAGAATCTGATTGAGCTGGATTTACAAAATTAAATGCAGCAATTGGAGATAAAGTTCAAATCGTTGGAGATGACCTATACACAACTAACCCTAAATATATTAAAGAAGGAATTTTGAAAAAAGCTTCAAATTCTACTTTAATTAAATTAAACCAAATCGGAACTTTAACCGAAACTATTGAAGCAATTCAAATGACACAAAAAGCTGGTTGAACAGCAGTTGTTTCACACCGTTCAGGAGAAACAGAAGATTCAACAATTGCTGATATTGCTGTTGCATTTAATGCAGGACAAATTAAAACAGGATCAATGTCACGTTCTGACAGAATTGCAAAATACAACAGATTATTGCAAATTGAATCTGAATTAGGAAAAAATGCTAAATATGACGGATTAGCATCATTCTACAATTTAAATTTAAAAAAATAA
- the pyk gene encoding pyruvate kinase, protein MNKLLLAERVKRTKIVTTLGPVTHEQDAIEKLYEAGMTTIRLNFSHGGHEEQGYRIVGAKAVREKLGKPISILLDTKGPEIRVGKFKDGIQEFSAGQKITIYTDQKSYLNKECGQGEMTVGYDMSVDLVKGNQILIDDGKLELTVDEVQPGIIQATSFNHHMVKTNKRVNLPGVDFSMAFLAEKDREDILFGCEQGVDYIAASFVNSAANVEEIRELLVQGNKTDIQIISKIESQVGIDNIDSIIAASDGIMVARGDLGLEIPYYDVPYWEKIIIRKCREVGKPVIVATQMLESMTENPAPTRAEVTDVYFATELGADATMLSGESAAGDYPFITTGVMATINKRAEVEFYNKGYYQVQLENARKTTSGPRAEIADNLAEMTREGKYQFAVVLSRTGTLLKTISKYRPNVTILGVSESERLWTAFGVWHSIFMNITKDITKLEDDIVELSKIAKLWGAKSGETILVVRNKDIRELTVD, encoded by the coding sequence ATGAATAAATTACTTTTAGCAGAAAGAGTTAAGCGTACTAAAATTGTTACAACTTTAGGACCAGTTACTCATGAACAGGATGCAATTGAAAAATTATATGAAGCAGGAATGACAACAATTCGTTTAAACTTTTCACACGGTGGTCATGAAGAACAAGGATACCGTATTGTTGGTGCAAAAGCAGTGCGTGAAAAATTAGGTAAACCAATTTCAATTTTATTAGATACAAAAGGACCAGAAATTCGTGTCGGAAAATTTAAAGATGGAATTCAAGAATTTTCAGCAGGACAAAAAATTACAATTTACACTGATCAAAAATCATATTTAAACAAAGAATGTGGTCAAGGCGAAATGACAGTTGGCTACGATATGTCAGTAGACTTAGTTAAGGGTAACCAAATTTTAATAGATGATGGAAAATTAGAATTGACAGTTGATGAAGTGCAACCAGGAATTATTCAAGCTACTTCATTTAATCATCACATGGTTAAAACTAACAAACGTGTTAACTTGCCTGGTGTAGATTTCTCAATGGCATTTTTAGCTGAAAAAGATCGTGAAGATATTTTATTTGGTTGTGAGCAAGGTGTTGACTATATTGCAGCTTCATTTGTTAACTCAGCTGCAAACGTTGAAGAAATTCGTGAATTATTAGTTCAAGGAAATAAAACAGATATTCAAATTATTTCAAAAATTGAATCTCAAGTCGGAATTGATAATATCGATTCAATTATTGCAGCTTCTGATGGAATTATGGTTGCGCGTGGAGATTTAGGATTAGAAATTCCTTACTACGATGTTCCATATTGAGAAAAAATTATTATTCGTAAGTGTAGAGAAGTTGGAAAACCAGTTATTGTTGCAACTCAAATGTTAGAATCAATGACTGAAAACCCAGCCCCAACTCGTGCAGAAGTAACTGATGTTTACTTCGCAACAGAATTAGGAGCTGATGCAACTATGTTATCTGGTGAATCTGCTGCTGGAGATTACCCATTCATCACAACTGGAGTTATGGCAACTATTAACAAACGTGCAGAAGTAGAATTTTATAATAAAGGTTACTACCAAGTACAATTAGAAAATGCTAGAAAAACCACTTCAGGACCACGTGCTGAAATAGCAGATAACTTAGCTGAAATGACAAGAGAAGGAAAATATCAATTCGCTGTTGTTTTGTCAAGAACAGGAACATTATTGAAAACAATTTCTAAATACAGACCTAATGTTACTATTTTAGGAGTTTCAGAATCAGAAAGATTATGAACAGCATTTGGGGTTTGACATTCAATTTTTATGAATATAACTAAAGATATTACTAAACTTGAAGATGATATTGTTGAACTATCAAAAATTGCAAAACTTTGAGGAGCTAAATCAGGGGAAACAATTTTAGTAGTTAGAAACAAAGACATTAGAGAACTAACTGTTGATTAA
- the ruvX gene encoding Holliday junction resolvase RuvX, which yields MSKYIGLDVGSKTIGIASSNGKVAQPLLTIKFTEWEFEEGIQKLTELLKIESPELLIIGYPKNMDGSIGERAEMVDYFIEGIKVYNSHFDDKNIIKIDERRTTKMAKAIMIEAGLRRDKQKQSKDSLAAQLILELYLDSEKNKI from the coding sequence ATGAGTAAATACATTGGTTTAGATGTTGGTTCCAAAACAATTGGGATTGCTTCAAGTAATGGAAAAGTGGCTCAACCACTTTTGACAATTAAATTTACAGAATGAGAATTTGAAGAAGGTATTCAAAAACTTACGGAATTGTTAAAAATAGAAAGCCCAGAATTGTTAATAATTGGTTATCCCAAAAATATGGATGGTTCAATTGGTGAAAGAGCAGAAATGGTTGACTATTTTATTGAAGGAATTAAAGTCTACAATTCACATTTTGATGATAAAAACATAATTAAAATTGACGAAAGACGCACTACAAAAATGGCTAAAGCAATTATGATTGAAGCTGGTCTAAGAAGAGATAAACAAAAACAATCAAAAGATTCTTTGGCTGCACAATTAATTTTAGAGTTGTATTTAGATAGCGAAAAAAATAAGATATAA
- a CDS encoding lipoate--protein ligase, with protein MNLLVSNSFDPKINLAIEEYLTNNLNIKAPILFIWQNDNTIVVGRNQNTLQEVNYDLAQRNFVNVVRRNTGGGTVFQDLGNLCFSIIVDKQENNNASFNEIFEKVLSPIVNYLKSKNLNAVFTGRNDIEIDGLKVSGNAQLQTKDRILEHGTLLFDIDMSKLSQYLTVNEIKMKSKKVSSVVSRVGNIKQMLAEDINMEQFKQEIINFYTKGSNVNFINLTIDDWNVINDSVTNKYSNWDWTIGKNASFDFKNGNYIPGVGYIEVNLKTNKGKIEEIKFYGDFLGSKGTEEIEKKLTKTVYDSASVKKVLESLDLKTVFADAITIENILNLIF; from the coding sequence ATGAATTTATTAGTATCAAATAGTTTTGATCCAAAAATAAATTTAGCTATTGAGGAATATTTAACTAATAATTTAAATATTAAAGCACCAATCTTATTCATTTGACAAAACGACAACACTATAGTTGTCGGTCGAAACCAAAATACTTTGCAAGAAGTTAATTATGATTTGGCGCAAAGAAATTTTGTTAATGTCGTAAGAAGAAATACCGGGGGTGGAACAGTGTTCCAAGACCTTGGTAATTTATGTTTTTCAATCATTGTCGATAAGCAAGAAAATAATAATGCTTCATTTAATGAAATTTTTGAAAAGGTCTTATCACCAATAGTAAATTATTTGAAATCAAAAAATTTGAATGCAGTTTTTACTGGAAGAAATGATATTGAAATTGATGGATTAAAAGTATCGGGGAATGCACAATTACAAACCAAGGATAGAATTTTAGAACATGGAACGTTATTATTTGATATTGACATGTCCAAACTTAGTCAATATCTAACGGTTAACGAAATCAAAATGAAATCTAAAAAGGTTTCATCTGTTGTTTCTAGAGTTGGAAATATTAAACAAATGTTAGCTGAAGATATTAATATGGAACAATTTAAACAAGAAATAATTAATTTTTATACAAAAGGATCAAATGTTAATTTTATCAATTTAACAATTGATGATTGGAATGTCATTAATGATTCTGTAACTAATAAATATTCTAATTGAGATTGAACTATCGGTAAAAATGCTTCCTTTGATTTTAAAAACGGAAATTACATACCTGGTGTTGGTTATATCGAAGTTAATTTAAAGACAAATAAGGGAAAAATTGAAGAAATTAAGTTTTATGGAGATTTTTTAGGTTCAAAAGGAACTGAAGAAATTGAAAAAAAATTAACAAAAACAGTTTATGATTCAGCAAGTGTTAAAAAAGTTTTAGAATCACTAGATTTAAAAACAGTTTTTGCTGATGCAATAACAATAGAAAATATTTTAAATTTAATATTTTAA
- the hpt gene encoding hypoxanthine phosphoribosyltransferase, which yields MMKIHPLVKDVLFTREQIQAQTKKIAQDIVAYYKGQNLKNNTIVLIGLMKGCIPFMAEFLANFEMECETDFMVVSSYKGGLKTSGDPKIVLDINTSLRDRDVLIIEDVIDSGITLEYMKNYFSSKGTNSVKIVTLIDKKGNREVDIVPDWTCFEIGPEFIIGFGLDYQERLRNLPYVATCDTNKLKDWKW from the coding sequence ATCATGAAAATCCATCCATTGGTTAAAGATGTTTTGTTCACTCGTGAACAAATTCAAGCACAAACAAAAAAAATTGCTCAAGATATTGTTGCTTATTATAAAGGGCAAAACCTTAAAAATAACACAATAGTTTTAATCGGTTTAATGAAAGGTTGTATCCCTTTTATGGCTGAATTTTTAGCAAATTTCGAAATGGAATGTGAAACTGATTTTATGGTTGTGTCTTCTTATAAGGGTGGTTTAAAAACTTCGGGTGATCCTAAAATTGTTTTGGATATTAATACTTCTTTAAGAGATCGTGATGTTTTAATAATTGAAGATGTTATTGATTCAGGAATTACTCTTGAATATATGAAAAATTATTTCAGTTCTAAAGGTACTAATTCTGTTAAAATAGTTACGTTAATTGATAAAAAGGGTAATCGAGAAGTAGATATTGTTCCTGATTGAACATGTTTTGAAATTGGACCAGAATTTATTATCGGTTTCGGTTTAGATTACCAAGAAAGATTAAGAAATTTACCTTACGTTGCAACTTGTGATACTAATAAATTAAAAGACTGAAAATGATAA
- the coaBC gene encoding bifunctional phosphopantothenoylcysteine decarboxylase/phosphopantothenate--cysteine ligase CoaBC codes for MQRKINFIITAGIAATKAKETINKLKIDYKINVFASEDVSHFFDLETLNINTKIFTTKQYDNHATGKHIEVNKDSDLTIIYPATYDFINKVANGFADDICSLTLAANESKTLWFPSMNEKMYLNPILQKSKNTLLENKQNIWLEPKYGMLASRDLGLGRAWEPDEVVQYVNSFFEEFINLKNKKILINLGRTKAYLDPVRYITNGSSGLMGSELVKWANVFTSEISIIAGDHDVNISKITKKVNTNAEMLETMKMHFKEKDIVICSAALNDYEITNPSLIKTPKNENLNLQLSKAVDVLEHLGSLKTKQILVGFSLANDFDLIIAKTKMRKKNLDILIINLVDSMNNQKTSIKILNSINENILEFNSLTKSAAAHEIWKMINDFIKLKNQN; via the coding sequence ATGCAAAGAAAAATAAATTTTATAATAACGGCTGGAATCGCTGCAACAAAAGCAAAAGAAACTATAAATAAACTAAAAATTGATTACAAAATAAATGTTTTTGCAAGTGAAGATGTTTCTCATTTTTTTGATTTAGAAACATTAAACATAAACACTAAAATTTTTACAACTAAGCAATATGACAATCATGCTACAGGTAAACATATTGAGGTAAATAAAGATTCTGATTTAACAATTATTTATCCAGCAACTTATGATTTCATAAACAAAGTTGCAAATGGTTTTGCTGATGATATTTGTTCGCTAACTTTAGCAGCTAACGAAAGTAAAACTTTATGATTTCCTTCTATGAATGAAAAAATGTATTTAAATCCTATTTTACAAAAAAGTAAAAACACCCTTTTAGAAAATAAACAAAATATTTGATTAGAACCAAAATACGGAATGCTTGCAAGTCGAGATTTAGGTTTAGGAAGAGCTTGAGAACCAGATGAAGTAGTTCAATATGTTAATTCTTTTTTTGAAGAATTTATTAATTTAAAAAACAAAAAAATATTAATAAATCTAGGAAGAACAAAAGCTTATTTAGATCCTGTTAGATATATCACCAATGGTTCTAGCGGGCTTATGGGTTCTGAACTAGTTAAATGAGCAAATGTTTTTACAAGTGAAATATCAATTATTGCGGGTGACCATGATGTTAATATCTCTAAAATAACTAAAAAAGTTAACACCAATGCAGAAATGTTAGAAACTATGAAAATGCATTTTAAAGAAAAAGATATCGTAATATGTTCTGCTGCATTAAATGATTACGAAATAACTAATCCAAGTTTAATCAAAACACCAAAAAACGAAAATTTAAATTTACAATTATCAAAGGCAGTTGATGTACTTGAACATTTAGGTTCATTAAAAACAAAACAAATTTTAGTAGGATTTTCTTTAGCAAATGACTTTGATTTAATTATTGCTAAAACAAAAATGCGTAAAAAAAACTTAGATATTCTAATAATTAATTTGGTTGATAGCATGAACAATCAAAAAACATCTATTAAAATTTTAAATTCAATAAACGAAAATATTTTAGAATTTAATTCACTAACTAAAAGTGCGGCTGCTCATGAAATTTGAAAGATGATTAATGACTTTATAAAATTAAAAAATCAGAATTAA
- a CDS encoding phosphatase PAP2 family protein, with product MKRKLRLSIAYFLLLILLVFFLVGTFFDYQISSVFVAGKDKNFFGAFFEVWGMATFTIPLMVIAAIFINWLIYTKVKKILLWQKNLYYTIICILLLSILFITFNYDSANTMAYWSLGISFFSYVVIFILIAYYFEHKKAKFINGEFKISSLLWMIIFIVALSISVEILKNIFSRVRMVQVINGSTYEPWWHINYSSKGKSFPSGHTSSALCLLSILFIIDKNLKQYWITVAIIWLIIFMVAFSRIVFLKHFLTDVIMSSFLGFGYFFLFDNFKRKKWKVNKI from the coding sequence ATGAAACGTAAATTAAGATTATCTATTGCTTATTTTCTATTGTTAATCTTGCTAGTTTTTTTCTTGGTGGGCACTTTTTTTGATTATCAAATATCAAGCGTTTTTGTCGCAGGAAAAGATAAAAATTTTTTTGGAGCTTTTTTTGAAGTATGAGGTATGGCCACTTTTACAATTCCCTTGATGGTGATTGCTGCAATTTTTATCAATTGGCTAATTTATACAAAAGTGAAAAAAATATTACTATGACAAAAAAATCTTTATTATACAATTATATGTATTTTGCTATTATCTATTTTATTTATAACATTTAATTATGATTCTGCTAATACAATGGCATATTGATCTTTAGGAATTTCTTTTTTTAGTTATGTTGTAATTTTTATTTTAATCGCCTACTATTTTGAACACAAAAAGGCAAAATTTATAAATGGTGAGTTTAAAATTAGTAGTTTGTTGTGAATGATTATATTTATAGTTGCTTTATCTATCTCGGTAGAAATTTTAAAAAACATATTCTCAAGGGTTAGAATGGTCCAAGTTATTAATGGTTCAACTTATGAACCTTGATGGCACATCAATTATTCTAGTAAAGGAAAATCATTTCCTAGCGGTCATACATCTAGCGCTTTATGTTTATTAAGTATTTTATTTATTATTGATAAAAATCTAAAACAATATTGGATAACAGTAGCAATAATTTGATTAATAATTTTTATGGTAGCATTTTCAAGAATTGTTTTTTTAAAACACTTTTTAACAGATGTTATAATGTCTAGTTTTTTAGGATTTGGTTATTTCTTTTTGTTTGATAATTTTAAAAGAAAAAAATGAAAGGTAAATAAAATATAG
- a CDS encoding nicotinamide mononucleotide transporter, which translates to MAETRNGWNGYFKNFLGAKTCIQDFKEWPKVYKLVFLVYAIVVIIFNFFSIQPLIIKEDVWNVADQLDLIKYNGTHFLPFIKFVDASLYGSAIADPSRGFAILTTVFYSMNGIVAISGLLSLISIINNKKSQYLWGAINSFSYSLFAITVGFTGDFIVYTFFFLTAPLGWYLFEIKKRNRRIMMYSKSWKKQVPFYLISAALIAAIITIWFFIIPLIYNGITGKNYANDILATAPNKLIFDAIATGLIFSGYIMQLINITEQFFIWSVLNILKLLQYTPLGFGTENAIPINMIIQYTCWSILGLMGLYHNIIQPIMRQIKKSEI; encoded by the coding sequence ATGGCAGAAACACGAAACGGCTGAAACGGCTATTTTAAAAATTTTTTAGGCGCTAAAACTTGTATTCAAGATTTTAAAGAATGACCTAAAGTTTATAAATTGGTTTTTTTAGTTTATGCAATTGTTGTTATCATTTTTAATTTTTTTAGCATTCAACCTTTAATTATTAAAGAGGATGTTTGAAACGTAGCTGACCAATTAGATTTAATAAAATACAACGGTACACATTTTTTGCCATTTATTAAGTTTGTTGATGCAAGTCTTTACGGTTCGGCAATCGCTGATCCTTCGCGTGGTTTTGCCATTCTTACAACTGTTTTTTATTCTATGAACGGAATTGTTGCTATCAGTGGACTTTTATCATTGATATCAATAATTAATAATAAGAAATCTCAATACTTATGAGGAGCTATAAATTCTTTTAGTTATTCTTTGTTTGCAATTACTGTTGGATTTACAGGAGATTTTATTGTTTATACTTTTTTCTTTTTAACAGCACCCTTAGGGTGATATTTGTTCGAAATCAAAAAACGTAATCGTAGAATTATGATGTATTCTAAGTCCTGAAAAAAACAAGTTCCTTTTTATTTGATTAGTGCAGCTTTAATTGCGGCAATTATTACAATTTGATTTTTCATTATTCCGCTTATTTACAATGGCATAACTGGAAAAAATTATGCAAACGATATTTTGGCAACAGCTCCAAATAAATTAATTTTTGACGCAATAGCCACAGGATTAATTTTCAGCGGCTACATTATGCAATTAATAAATATCACTGAACAATTTTTTATTTGATCAGTTTTAAATATCTTAAAATTGTTGCAGTACACACCCCTAGGGTTTGGAACAGAAAACGCAATCCCAATTAATATGATTATTCAATATACTTGTTGATCAATTCTTGGATTAATGGGTTTATATCACAACATAATTCAACCAATTATGAGACAAATTAAAAAATCAGAAATTTAA
- a CDS encoding FAD-dependent oxidoreductase, with amino-acid sequence MKTIVLGTNHAGTTVVRTLKRLDPKMEVVTYEKNDNISFLGCGIALWVKGEVKDPNGLFYATPEILKSEGIKSKMNHEWVAINTKKKTVTIKDLKTGKEFDDKYDKLVLATGSWPIVPPIPGIESKGVQICKNYGHAKKIQAANNDAKLKKVTIVGAGYIGVELVEAFRSKGKQVTLIDIADRIIPNYYDKEFTDLMEEKMTKAGVKLELGQKVIEFKADKNGNVKSVVTDKKEIPSDYVIFSVGIKAQSELLKGQIELSERGAIKANEFMQTSNKDIYAVGDCVEVFNKAMDQSMQIALATTAVRTGIIAAMNIVKGNKMASPGFTGANGIEVFNLKMASVGISEESAKRFKMDVESISLSDNDRPEFMSTVSPVWFKVIWDKKTRKIVGAQVASEKNHTEIMYMFALAIQKGLTIDELPLVDIFFLPHFNKPYNFITLAGLEAAGLNYFKKDKKSATKKSATKPSTKKPISKKAPAKKSATKSVKKSVKK; translated from the coding sequence ATGAAAACTATTGTTTTGGGAACAAATCACGCTGGTACTACAGTTGTGAGAACTCTTAAACGTCTAGATCCAAAAATGGAAGTTGTTACATACGAAAAAAATGACAACATTTCTTTTTTAGGGTGTGGAATAGCTTTATGAGTTAAAGGTGAAGTAAAAGACCCAAATGGATTATTCTATGCAACACCTGAAATTTTAAAATCAGAGGGTATTAAATCAAAAATGAATCATGAGTGAGTTGCGATTAATACTAAAAAGAAAACAGTTACTATTAAAGATTTAAAAACCGGAAAAGAATTTGATGACAAATATGACAAATTAGTTCTTGCAACAGGATCTTGACCAATTGTTCCTCCAATTCCTGGAATTGAATCAAAAGGTGTGCAAATTTGTAAAAACTATGGACATGCCAAAAAAATTCAAGCAGCTAACAATGATGCAAAATTGAAAAAAGTTACAATTGTTGGAGCAGGTTACATTGGTGTTGAATTAGTTGAAGCATTTAGAAGTAAAGGAAAACAAGTTACTTTAATTGATATTGCTGACAGAATTATTCCAAATTACTATGACAAAGAATTTACAGATTTAATGGAAGAAAAAATGACTAAAGCTGGTGTTAAATTAGAATTAGGTCAAAAAGTTATTGAATTTAAAGCTGACAAAAACGGAAATGTGAAATCAGTTGTTACTGATAAAAAAGAAATTCCATCAGATTACGTTATTTTTTCAGTAGGAATTAAAGCACAATCAGAATTGTTAAAAGGACAAATTGAACTTTCTGAACGTGGAGCAATTAAAGCAAACGAATTTATGCAAACATCAAACAAAGACATTTATGCAGTTGGTGACTGTGTTGAAGTATTCAATAAAGCAATGGATCAAAGTATGCAAATTGCTTTAGCAACAACCGCTGTTAGAACAGGTATTATTGCTGCAATGAACATTGTTAAAGGAAACAAAATGGCATCACCTGGATTTACTGGGGCTAATGGTATTGAAGTGTTTAACCTTAAAATGGCATCAGTCGGAATTAGTGAAGAATCAGCAAAAAGATTTAAAATGGATGTAGAATCAATTAGTCTTTCAGATAATGATCGTCCTGAATTTATGTCAACAGTTAGTCCTGTGTGATTTAAAGTTATTTGAGATAAAAAAACAAGAAAAATTGTTGGAGCTCAAGTAGCATCAGAAAAAAACCATACAGAAATTATGTACATGTTTGCCTTAGCAATTCAAAAAGGATTAACAATTGATGAATTGCCATTGGTTGATATTTTCTTCTTACCACACTTTAATAAACCATATAACTTTATTACATTGGCAGGTTTAGAAGCAGCAGGTTTAAATTACTTTAAGAAAGATAAAAAATCAGCAACAAAAAAATCAGCAACAAAACCTTCTACAAAAAAACCAATTTCTAAAAAAGCTCCAGCAAAAAAATCAGCAACAAAATCAGTAAAAAAGTCAGTTAAAAAATAA